In the Chroococcidiopsis sp. SAG 2025 genome, one interval contains:
- a CDS encoding 2Fe-2S iron-sulfur cluster-binding protein produces the protein MVKVIAQGKTFECDRGANLRQVLLKHDIDLYNGGAKVINCHGIGSCGTCAVLVEGEVSEPNWQDKTRRSLPPHSPTRNLRLACQTKVLGDVKVTKFDGFWGQGTEIVWNAEFKLSSDSSARMSEYS, from the coding sequence ATGGTAAAGGTAATCGCTCAAGGGAAAACATTTGAATGCGATCGCGGCGCTAATTTACGTCAAGTCTTGCTTAAGCATGACATTGACTTGTATAACGGCGGCGCTAAAGTTATTAATTGTCACGGTATTGGTAGTTGCGGTACTTGTGCGGTGTTAGTTGAAGGCGAAGTTTCCGAACCAAATTGGCAGGACAAAACCCGTCGCTCCCTTCCTCCCCATTCTCCCACGCGCAACTTAAGGTTAGCTTGCCAGACAAAAGTTTTAGGTGATGTAAAGGTAACAAAATTTGACGGTTTTTGGGGACAAGGTACGGAAATTGTGTGGAATGCAGAATTTAAACTTTCCTCTGATTCAAGTGCTAGGATGAGCGAATATAGCTAG
- the cimA gene encoding citramalate synthase → MTEALPSTSNPNQIWIYDTTLRDGTQREGLSVSLEDKLRIARQLDQLGVPFIEGGWPGANPRDVQFFWQLKEEPLKQAEVVAFCSTRRPHVSAAEDSLLQAILAAGTRWVTIFGKSWDLHVTEGLKCSLEENLEMIRDTVAYLRSQGRRVIYDAEHWFDGYKHNRDYALKTLAAAIASGAEWLVLCDTNGGTLPHEISSIVRDVASFISVGAHSCAPLPPQIGIHTHNDSDTAVANAIAAVMEGAKMVQGTINGYGERCGNANLCSLIPNLQLKLGYQCLADAQLPQITEVSRFVSEVVNLAPDEHAPFVGRSAFAHKGGIHVSAVERNPLTYEHIQPEQIGNRRRIVISDQAGISNVVAKARTFGIELDKHNPTARQILQRLKELESEGYQFEAAEASFDLLMREALGKRQHFFEIKGFQVHCDLVEGRSNTNALATVKLTVNGQDILEAAEGNGPVAALDRALRKALVNFYPQIAQFELSDYKVRILDGHSGTAAKTRVLVESKNGHQRWTTVGVSPNILEASYQAVVEGLEYGLMLHMMAETVLSTSS, encoded by the coding sequence ATGACCGAAGCATTACCTTCTACCTCCAACCCAAACCAGATCTGGATTTACGATACAACCCTGCGCGACGGTACGCAGCGTGAAGGCTTGTCTGTATCCTTAGAAGATAAATTACGCATTGCCCGCCAGCTAGACCAATTGGGCGTTCCCTTTATCGAAGGTGGATGGCCTGGGGCAAATCCTAGAGACGTACAATTCTTCTGGCAGCTGAAGGAAGAACCCCTCAAACAAGCTGAAGTCGTTGCTTTTTGTTCTACCCGTCGCCCCCATGTCAGTGCGGCTGAAGATTCTCTCCTGCAAGCGATTTTGGCTGCCGGAACTCGCTGGGTAACGATCTTTGGCAAATCTTGGGATCTCCACGTTACAGAAGGGCTAAAATGCAGCCTGGAAGAAAATTTAGAGATGATTCGCGATACTGTTGCTTATCTTCGCAGTCAAGGGCGACGAGTCATTTACGATGCCGAACATTGGTTCGATGGCTACAAACACAATCGCGATTATGCCTTAAAAACTTTAGCAGCCGCGATCGCCTCTGGAGCAGAATGGCTTGTCCTGTGTGACACCAACGGCGGGACTCTCCCGCATGAAATTAGTTCTATTGTCCGCGACGTAGCTTCATTTATTTCGGTAGGGGCGCACAGCTGTGCGCCCCTACCACCCCAAATAGGCATTCACACCCACAACGATTCCGATACAGCTGTCGCCAATGCGATCGCGGCTGTGATGGAAGGGGCGAAGATGGTGCAGGGGACGATCAATGGCTATGGAGAACGCTGCGGGAATGCAAACCTCTGTTCTCTCATCCCTAACTTACAGCTCAAACTCGGCTACCAATGCCTTGCTGACGCGCAACTGCCTCAAATAACTGAAGTTAGTCGTTTTGTCAGCGAAGTTGTCAACCTTGCCCCTGACGAACACGCGCCTTTTGTGGGGCGTTCTGCCTTTGCCCATAAGGGAGGTATCCACGTCTCGGCTGTGGAACGCAATCCTCTCACCTACGAACACATCCAACCAGAACAAATCGGCAACCGCCGCCGGATTGTGATTTCTGACCAAGCAGGAATTAGCAATGTTGTCGCTAAAGCCCGTACTTTTGGCATTGAATTAGATAAACATAACCCTACAGCGCGGCAAATTCTGCAACGATTGAAAGAATTAGAAAGTGAAGGCTATCAATTTGAAGCTGCCGAAGCTAGTTTCGATCTCCTCATGCGCGAGGCTTTAGGTAAGCGACAGCATTTTTTTGAAATTAAAGGCTTTCAAGTTCACTGCGATTTAGTCGAAGGACGGAGTAATACTAATGCTTTGGCTACTGTTAAACTGACTGTTAACGGTCAAGATATTCTCGAAGCCGCTGAAGGAAATGGTCCTGTAGCAGCATTAGACAGGGCATTGAGAAAAGCTTTAGTTAACTTTTATCCTCAAATTGCTCAGTTTGAATTGAGCGATTATAAAGTCAGAATTTTAGACGGACACAGCGGTACGGCAGCAAAAACCCGCGTCTTAGTAGAATCAAAAAACGGTCATCAGCGTTGGACGACCGTTGGCGTTTCTCCCAATATTTTAGAAGCTTCCTATCAGGCAGTTGTAGAAGGATTGGAATACGGTTTGAT